The proteins below are encoded in one region of bacterium:
- a CDS encoding PTS sugar transporter subunit IIA gives MKLTVDNVTALFGVSEKTIYRWIKSNNLPAYRINNQYRFNYTELLEWASAHRINVAQPMALNNQNATTEETLSFSDALVSGGIHYRVGGIDKLSVLTEVVNLLRLPDRINRDVLLQILLAREEIGSTAIGDGIAIPHARNPIVLNVTQPYVALCFLENPIEFDALDGVPVHSLFTLITPTIKSHLRFLSQLAFFLKDANFHAAIIQHASREAILSEAKRVEMSFRSASDVTSQPSTESKS, from the coding sequence TTGAAGCTAACCGTCGATAATGTGACTGCACTCTTCGGTGTGTCCGAGAAAACGATCTACCGTTGGATAAAATCCAACAACCTACCCGCTTACCGGATCAACAACCAGTATCGTTTTAACTACACTGAGCTATTAGAGTGGGCTTCGGCTCACCGTATCAATGTTGCGCAACCGATGGCGCTGAACAATCAAAACGCCACGACGGAAGAAACTTTGAGTTTCAGTGATGCGCTTGTTTCCGGTGGGATTCATTATCGAGTTGGAGGAATTGACAAACTCTCGGTATTGACGGAAGTAGTGAACCTGTTGCGATTGCCTGACCGGATTAATCGCGATGTACTTTTACAGATACTGCTGGCGCGTGAAGAAATCGGTTCAACCGCTATTGGCGACGGTATAGCAATACCTCATGCACGAAATCCAATCGTTCTCAACGTAACTCAACCGTATGTTGCGCTTTGCTTTCTCGAAAATCCGATTGAATTTGATGCGCTGGATGGCGTGCCCGTTCATTCGCTTTTCACTCTTATCACTCCAACAATAAAATCACACTTGCGGTTTTTGTCACAGCTTGCATTTTTTCTAAAAGATGCCAATTTTCACGCCGCAATCATTCAGCATGCCTCACGTGAAGCGATTCTATCCGAAGCAAA